ATGTACATGTTTCTAATCTTGGCTGTTACCGCTGCCTGCGGTCAGGGATCATCCTCTGGTAGTGCGGCGGCCGGTCGGACCGTAGCTGAAATAAAAGCCTCGGGTGAGCTCCGAGTGTTAAGCCGAAATGCACCCACCACCTATTATCTTAATCGTGACGATGAAGCTGTCGGTGCAGAATATGAATTAGCTAAGGCGTTTGCAGACTCCCTTGGTGTGACATTGCGTTTTATTGTTGAAGACAATATCAGCGATATTTTAGAAGGAGTGAGAAGCGGAAAGGGTGATTTTGCGGCCGCGGGACTAAGCAAAACAAAGTCGCGTGGGGCTGACTATTTGTTTACCAATCCGATAGACACCGTGACGGAGCAAGTTGTATGTCGGCGTGGCGGTAACGTCGCCAAGTCCCTTGCTGATTTGGCTAGCGTTTCATTGGAGGTGCCAAAATCAAGCAGTTACGAAGAATCACTACTGGGACTGCAAGAAGATAATCCGGAAATTACCTGGAAGAGTAATGAGCGCAGTGGCACCGAGACGCTGCTGCAAAAAGTTTGGGAGCGCAAGCTAGATTGCTCGGTAGCTGATTCCAATATTGTCGCGGTGAATCGTCGCTTTCTGCCGGAATTGATTGTGATGTTTGATTTGGCAGAGCCAAAACACCACGTATGGTTGATGAGCAAGGGCAGTGATGATCTTCGACTAGCGATTAATCAATGGATGGCAAGTACAGACGGAAAGTTGGCGCTAGATCTGGTTCACTACCGTCACTACAGTTATATCGAAAATTTTGACTTTGTTGATACTCGTGCGCTGGTAGAGCGGATTGATGAACGGCTGCCGAAATACGATGGTCTGTTTGAAACAGCGGCAGAAAAACATGCCTTTAGCGACGCTCTGCTTGCAGCGCAGGCCTATCAGGAGTCGCACTGGGACGCCAAGGCAAAAAGCCCCAGCGGCGTCCGCGGTATTATGATGTTGACGCAAAATACCGCCAAATCTCTCGGTGTAAAAGACCGTCTCGATCCTAAGCAAGCGATTCCGGGTGGCGCGACCTACCTTGCCAAAATGCGTGATAGATTTAGTGAAGATATTCCCGAACCTGATCGCACCTATATGGCATTAGCGGCCTATAATATTGGTCGCGCGCATATGCACGATGCGCAAGTACTTGCCCGAAAGCTGGGTAAAGACCCTTTAAGTTGGGTCGATATTAGAGAGGTGCTGCCCAAGTTGTCAGACAAGCGTTACTACAAAGATTTGAAATACGGTTATGCCAGAGGGATGGAACCGGTTATTTATGTGCAGCGCATTCGCAACTACGAAAATATTATTCTTGAAAAGCTAAAATGATAAGGTCCATCAATTTGCTTTCTGCACGAGGGTGGCAGGGCGCTGACACTTAATAAATCAGCACCCTAGCCGTTCGGCGCGTTGCGGCATTCGTCTTTAAAGAAGCTATTCCCCTAAGTAATTTATCCTTTAATACGCCTCTGCGAGGCCGATTTGGTGATGATATTTTTCGGTCAGCAAAAAGACCTACAAACCGCTACTGGTTTTAATGATTTCCTTAGATCCCGCGGGCAGGCTAAATGCGACGCCGTCCTCACCTATGGTGTAGTTCTTAAAGATCTTGTCAGCACCATTCAGGAAGAGCTTCTTTTGCCCCGGCATAACGAGGGGCGGCACAATATGGTAGTACACAAGATGGCCTACGCCGGCATCGCGTGCGGTCTCTGCTGCGTCAACTGGGCTGGCGTGGTAATCAAGAATGTCGAACGTTACGTGCTCGGCAATCGTATTGCCGGTTTTTTTGGCAACCTTGTTCATTAGCATGACCAAATTTGGAGCCAAGGCTTCGTGAACGAGCAAATCCACACCCTGAGCAAACTTTTCGATATTGGCAGATTTTACCGTGTCGCCAGTGATCAATAGGGATCGACCTTTATAAGTAAAGCGATAGGCGACGGCCGGATCAACGGGGGCGTGATTAACCGCCAGAGCTTCAATTGTTAAATTCTCGTCGCTTAGCAGTACAGTCAATTCGCCCTGGATTGGTTTTATGAATGGCTTGGCGATAAGCCCCGCGCCGCTGCTTGGTGCCACGGCATCACCATGGTGGGCATGGCGATAAACGAAGTCGTGGCTATAGGCCATATTAAAGCCATCAACGACCCTTCCCACGCCCTCGGGGCCGAAGACGGGAAGAGGGCTGGTGTTGGCGCCGCCGGCCCAGCGTATGGTCGCCATTTCGCCCAAGCCATCAAGGTGGTCTGAGTGAAAATGGGTGAGAAAGACAGCTTCAATCTGGCCAAAGGGATAGCCCATTCGCATGATATTACGCATGCCGTCGGTACCGGCATCAACAACAAACATGCGGTCCCCGGCAATAACCACTGAACACGGTCCAGATGCATTTGGTGCGGGCATGGGACCGCCAGCGCCGCAAAGTACAAAATGTAAGCCATCCTCTAACTCAGCCATGGCGTTGGCTGATATTCGCATCTCAATACCTTTTTCCATAATCTTGCTGGTAATGCCCGAGGGCATGCATCCTGATAAGGCGATGGCGCTAAGTAAGGTGAGTAATTTATTTTTCATATTTATGTCCTGCTTACTAGGTTGAAAGAAGCTATGTCCGTAACTATCTGGTGCATCTTTTATTGTGCTTATTTGAGATCTACCGTGTCTGAACTGCTGATAATGTTTCTCTGATCTGTAAAGTAAGTGCGACTAATAAATGTGTGTTTTTGAATCATCTGGTATCGTAGCTAGAATCTATCCATTGTTAATATCTTTAATTAACGGAGCAAGCATGTCGCAGCCTGAGCTAAATGAATTTGTGCCAAAAGGGTCGCGTTGGGCTAGCGATCTGGGCAAGGTCGGCCTAGCTATTGATTTGACTATGGTCGGCTTGGCAATTATTAATCTATTGTGGATCATCTTTGATAGCGCATGGTCTGTATCTGAGTTGCGCAACATTATGGCATACATACTGCCGGTTGTCTGGCTGGATAATTACGCCGTTATTAATGAGCGTTTCTTTCGTATTGACCTAGTGTTTGTTTCCATTTTCATTACTGAGTTTTTGTTGCGCTGGATGTTTGCACTCTACAATAAGGTGTATGGCCATTGGTTAGCCTATCCGGTGCTGCATTGGTACGATATTTTGGGTTGTATCCCGGTCGCTGAGTTTCGATGGCTTCGAGTTTTGCGCATTTATGTGGTGTTAGTGCGTTTTAAAGAAATGGGTATTGTCGACTTCACCAAGTGGGCGCCGTATCGCTGGGTAAAGGCGGTGTATAACATTGTGATGGAAGAGATTTCTGATCGCGTTGTAGTTAATGTGCTCGACGGAGTGCAAGCTGAATTGCGCGGCAGTGCAGGCGTTGAGAAGCAGGTTTTGGATGAGGTGGTGAGGCCAAGGCAGGCGCAACTAACTGAGTTGCTGCGCGAGCGCATCGTCGTCGCGGTGCAAACGGTTCATGCTCAGAGTCGAGATGATTTGCGTTTTTTTGTAACAGAGACCGTGAGTAATGCGGTGCACGAAAATCGAGAGATTAAAATTATTGACCGTATTCCGATAGTCGGTGGTGCAGTGGGCGATCTACTTGATCATGCGATCACTGATATTGTCTGCAGAGTGATTGACCAGGGGGTAGGTCGTTTAAATGAAAGGGAATTTGCTGCCTTGTTTGCTGATATTGTGGATGGAGTACTGACCTCCCTAAGTACCGAATCGGAAACGGATCATGAAATGGGTGCGTTTATCATCGACATTTTAGATGTCGTTAAGCGACAAGTGAGCCGGCGCCGGTGGATAGATGGTTGAATAGTGCGCTCGCATTGGCTGGTGCTACCAGCGCGCGCGGTGCCCCCTGGTATCTATGTGTAGGAACGGCCCGTGAGCTGCATTCGCTCGGTAGTGACTCAGCCCGCCTCGGAGGTGGGCGGTTTCTTGGTCTTCGCTAAGCCATCCATCAACTAATTGATATAGATACTTGGCGTCATTCTGATCTCGCTTTCCGTCTTTGTTTACATCATCCATCCTACCGTCACGCGGCGCGCTGTCGATATAGATGTCCGCTGCGCCGCCGTAGAGGTGACGCGAATATTTAGTGCTATTGCCTATGCTTTGATTATACCAAGGGGTGCGGTAACCGCTCATTACCACTACGCCGCTGGTATCAATGCCATTTTTTTCAAACAGTTGCAGTGTTAATTCTAGTTTCACTAAAAGTTTTTCACTTAGGATGAGGTATTTAGGCCAGCTGGACGCTTGCTTGCAAAGAAATTCGCCGAGGGTGAAATGCGGTGATACTTGTAGCTCAGCCAGCTCTTTGCTGACCTCTATAAAACCGCGGGGTTTTTGATACGATGCCAAACCTTTAAGAGGCTGGCTTTGATACTCGCCCATGCGGTATTCGCCTAAGAAACCGTTTTTGATATTACTAGCGGGGCGCAGAACAAATACATTGAGGGAGATAGTTGAACCTTTAGCTTTGACCTGCAAAGTATGGTGTCCGCTGCTTGCCGGCGCTCTCCAGCGCCATTGTTTTCCTGAGCCTTCTAGCTTGCCGCCGCTGGCGCTCACGGTGCCCGCTTGCTCTAGTTTTAACTCCGCAGTTTCGCCTGGCATTAGTGAAATACTGAAAATATTAAATGGCACGCGGCTGCCGTTCACGCTCAATCCAAAGCCAGCAAGTCCTGGCTCAAATGCCAGCACCGTCTGTGAACAGCACAGCATTAGTAGCAACATTTTCAGTAGGGTGCTCATTCCGATTTAGCCCTCAAGTGCCTTGGCAACACGTTGGTCGCGACTATAAAGATCGTTTAGATACACGGGCTTACCATTGGCGTCGATGATGACGGTAAAATAAAGAATGTGTACCGGCACTGGCTTGACCATATTAATCCGGGTTTCCTTGCCGCTTGCTGCGACCGTCGCGATGGTTGTTAGGTCTTGGTCGGGGTTTTTTTCAAGTAACCACTTGGCCAATTCAAGTGCGTTTTGCACGCGTACACAGCCAGAGGAAAAAGCGCGATCAGTTTTCGCGAATAGTTCGCGCGAAGCGGTGTCGTGTAGATAGACATCATGGGGGTTGGGGAACATGATTTTAACTTGCCCGAGGGCATTAAGCGGGCCGGGACGTTGACGCAACCGCAGCGGGAAATAATTTGTACTATAGGCGCGCCAATTAATTTTGTCAGAGTCCAGTAAATTGCCATCGCGGTCGAGGACGTCAAAACCCAGTTCGCGAACTTTCTCGGGATTTTTCTGGAAAGCGGGAATTTTATCTTTGCGGGCGATACTCGATGGCGTCTCCCACCACGGGTTCACAATCATATAGCGAATGTTGTTGGAAAATACCGGTGTCTGCCGGTAATCGCGGCCGACAATGACCTGATGCGTCCGCTCTACAACACCGCCATTCCGAGCTTCTAGATTGTAGTTCGCGATATTCACGCGAATGTGACGCTCGCCTAGGTCTTCGGGCAGCCAGCGCCAGCGTTCCATATTAACGATTAGCTGCTGCTGGCGGTCTTGATCCGTCATGTTTAGTAGCCGCAGCGTGGCGGCGCCGACAATGCCATCATCGGCGAGGCTAGACGCGCGCTGAAATGCGATTACTGCAGCCAGTAAAGCGGGATCGTATACTTCACTCTGGGAGTCGCCAGCATCAAAACCTCGCTTAGCCAACTTTTGGCGCAGCGCTGGGATGCGCGTTGAAGTCATCCCCAGCTTTAACGCCGCGCCCGCCGCTATAGGCGCAGAGTTATCGGAATTTTCCCGTCCTCTAAGGGTCTTGAGCGCGGTTTTTAAGGCGGCGTAGCTTGGCGAATTGGGTTCGAGGTCTCGCAAGGCGTCAATAATTCGGTTCGAAGCAATTGCCTGTTCGAGTGCGCTACCTAGATCTCGTTCGCGGCGCGCGGCGGTCCAATCTGGCTCGATCGTGACCGGGTTGAGCTGGCCGCCGACGATATTCGCGGCCAGTGCCAGCCAAGCGTCCGTCGCAAGGACTTCCAGCGCATCTCCTCGGGCAGACTGTAATATTTCTTGGTGGTAGTTCGCGGGTGACAATCCCTGTTCGCTGGCTGAAGCGATAGCGGCCCGCAGCTGCTCTAAGCGTTGCGGTGTCCATACGGGCGCGTAAAGCCGTTTTGCATAAAAGGAACGTGAAGCTAAGGGTGCCAGTAGTGGGCTGCCCTCAATGGAGGTGTTCGCGAGCACAGAGCGCAGGTCTGCGGAGGCTGGTGCAACTAATAAAGTTAGCAGCATGCTGGCAACAAAAAACGATCTTAGATAGCGATGTTGAGTCAATGTTCTCTCCGAGTATGAAGGCGGTGTGACGGTGTTGATTAGTGCGAAGTATAGGCCGCTGACAAAGGTAATGCTTATGTATTCGAGGCGCGAGCCATGGATTTATTCAGTTCTTCTCAACACTTAGTATTATTATTTTCAAAGGCATCCAGCTTTCCCTGCCAACATCTTATCAGTTGAGGTTTTAGTCTCTCTTACGATATTAGCACTAGTATTGCGGACTATTCATACGTTTGACACTTTACTATGCTAAGAAGGTTGCTGATATGGAGTGGCTTATTCGGCGGTGTTTGATACGCGTCGACATTCCAGCTGAAGCTCGCCAATAGATTAAGGAGCACATGTGAATCCATTACTGAAGGACGTAGAGCGCAAGGGCTGGTCACGGCGCATTTTTCTGCGCAATTTACTGTTTTCTGCGGGTAGCCTTTCGATGGCAAGTTGGTTGACGGCTTGCGGCGGTAGCTCTAGTAGTAGTGGGTCTTCGGCGAGCTTCTCCAGTAAGTTCAAAACTATGGGGCCACTGCTTGAGCCCAATGAAGATGGAATTCGCCTGCCCCAGGGGTTTACCTCCCGTCAGCTAGCAGTGTTTGGCGAAGCTCCGCTACCTGATGTTGACCCGACCTTCCTGTGGCATTCCGACCCCGATGGCGGGGCAACGTTTCGCACCGATGACGGTGGTTGGATTTATGTCAGTAATTCCGAAGCTAGGGATCTGACCACGATTCGTGATCAAGACCCGACGGGCTTGTTTCGTTCCAACTTAAGTCGCGACGCCGCGGAGTTACTTCCGCCCGGTTTTGGCGGCGGTGTGAGTGCGCTGCGTTTCGATGCTTTGGGTAATTTAGTTGACGCCTATCCTTGCCAGCGCGGCACCACTACTAATTGCTCTGGTGGGGCAACGCCGTGGGGCACCTGGATTAATGGCGAAGAGATTTGGGACGGTAAAATGTTTGAATGCAGTCCCCTGCGCGATGGTGGTGAACCCATTGAGTTGCCGCGCTTTGGACGCAAGGCCCACGAAATGGTCGCTATAGATACCGACAACCGCGCTATTTATCACACCGAAGATATCGACTCTGAAACCGATCGCTTTTATCGCACGGTTTGGAATGTAAGCAGCTGGCCAGTTGCCG
This portion of the Zhongshania sp. R06B22 genome encodes:
- the mltF gene encoding membrane-bound lytic murein transglycosylase MltF, which produces MQIIVRIMYMFLILAVTAACGQGSSSGSAAAGRTVAEIKASGELRVLSRNAPTTYYLNRDDEAVGAEYELAKAFADSLGVTLRFIVEDNISDILEGVRSGKGDFAAAGLSKTKSRGADYLFTNPIDTVTEQVVCRRGGNVAKSLADLASVSLEVPKSSSYEESLLGLQEDNPEITWKSNERSGTETLLQKVWERKLDCSVADSNIVAVNRRFLPELIVMFDLAEPKHHVWLMSKGSDDLRLAINQWMASTDGKLALDLVHYRHYSYIENFDFVDTRALVERIDERLPKYDGLFETAAEKHAFSDALLAAQAYQESHWDAKAKSPSGVRGIMMLTQNTAKSLGVKDRLDPKQAIPGGATYLAKMRDRFSEDIPEPDRTYMALAAYNIGRAHMHDAQVLARKLGKDPLSWVDIREVLPKLSDKRYYKDLKYGYARGMEPVIYVQRIRNYENIILEKLK
- a CDS encoding MBL fold metallo-hydrolase, producing MKNKLLTLLSAIALSGCMPSGITSKIMEKGIEMRISANAMAELEDGLHFVLCGAGGPMPAPNASGPCSVVIAGDRMFVVDAGTDGMRNIMRMGYPFGQIEAVFLTHFHSDHLDGLGEMATIRWAGGANTSPLPVFGPEGVGRVVDGFNMAYSHDFVYRHAHHGDAVAPSSGAGLIAKPFIKPIQGELTVLLSDENLTIEALAVNHAPVDPAVAYRFTYKGRSLLITGDTVKSANIEKFAQGVDLLVHEALAPNLVMLMNKVAKKTGNTIAEHVTFDILDYHASPVDAAETARDAGVGHLVYYHIVPPLVMPGQKKLFLNGADKIFKNYTIGEDGVAFSLPAGSKEIIKTSSGL
- a CDS encoding D-Ala-D-Ala carboxypeptidase family metallohydrolase; this encodes MSTLLKMLLLMLCCSQTVLAFEPGLAGFGLSVNGSRVPFNIFSISLMPGETAELKLEQAGTVSASGGKLEGSGKQWRWRAPASSGHHTLQVKAKGSTISLNVFVLRPASNIKNGFLGEYRMGEYQSQPLKGLASYQKPRGFIEVSKELAELQVSPHFTLGEFLCKQASSWPKYLILSEKLLVKLELTLQLFEKNGIDTSGVVVMSGYRTPWYNQSIGNSTKYSRHLYGGAADIYIDSAPRDGRMDDVNKDGKRDQNDAKYLYQLVDGWLSEDQETAHLRGGLSHYRANAAHGPFLHIDTRGHRARW
- a CDS encoding L,D-transpeptidase family protein — its product is MTQHRYLRSFFVASMLLTLLVAPASADLRSVLANTSIEGSPLLAPLASRSFYAKRLYAPVWTPQRLEQLRAAIASASEQGLSPANYHQEILQSARGDALEVLATDAWLALAANIVGGQLNPVTIEPDWTAARRERDLGSALEQAIASNRIIDALRDLEPNSPSYAALKTALKTLRGRENSDNSAPIAAGAALKLGMTSTRIPALRQKLAKRGFDAGDSQSEVYDPALLAAVIAFQRASSLADDGIVGAATLRLLNMTDQDRQQQLIVNMERWRWLPEDLGERHIRVNIANYNLEARNGGVVERTHQVIVGRDYRQTPVFSNNIRYMIVNPWWETPSSIARKDKIPAFQKNPEKVRELGFDVLDRDGNLLDSDKINWRAYSTNYFPLRLRQRPGPLNALGQVKIMFPNPHDVYLHDTASRELFAKTDRAFSSGCVRVQNALELAKWLLEKNPDQDLTTIATVAASGKETRINMVKPVPVHILYFTVIIDANGKPVYLNDLYSRDQRVAKALEG
- a CDS encoding alkaline phosphatase PhoX, producing MNPLLKDVERKGWSRRIFLRNLLFSAGSLSMASWLTACGGSSSSSGSSASFSSKFKTMGPLLEPNEDGIRLPQGFTSRQLAVFGEAPLPDVDPTFLWHSDPDGGATFRTDDGGWIYVSNSEARDLTTIRDQDPTGLFRSNLSRDAAELLPPGFGGGVSALRFDALGNLVDAYPCQRGTTTNCSGGATPWGTWINGEEIWDGKMFECSPLRDGGEPIELPRFGRKAHEMVAIDTDNRAIYHTEDIDSETDRFYRTVWNVSSWPVADERPDMDAGKLQVLYVPAGIDAARAGPTPIVWNDAIDDGTPQPATVDMVDATIFGGNEGVWWLQGFIFFSTKSDDNIWVIDIEGQTLESIYEPSNDVAGSPFDNAEEPLTGVDNIAMTLDGEMLVVEDGGFMRCMVLLPDRTTIPLLQLPGNPALTEVTGVAIAPSGDRIYVSGQRSRPLGLLPPDVQPGSPIPTRVAGVTYEITMPFSVRVNPPLAKALS